From Lujinxingia litoralis, the proteins below share one genomic window:
- a CDS encoding DUF6932 family protein produces the protein MIPGFDVHGLIPAIRPGAEAHSNERAPFPTDMLTFCQRFGGTAERRRILTGLLELREALRTLGIVEGYQWLDGSFVEDVEFLQGRPPNDIDVVTFAVLGDEASQREKFGANPEVLNPGSKTRFKVDHYILATDCMLDEAYARRIGYWHSMWSHQRETMRLKGFVSVNLASNDEEALVWLGAQIGHEGGAI, from the coding sequence ATGATCCCTGGGTTCGATGTTCACGGTCTGATTCCGGCGATTCGGCCGGGTGCTGAGGCGCATTCAAACGAGCGTGCACCCTTTCCGACGGATATGTTGACCTTTTGTCAGCGTTTTGGTGGGACTGCGGAACGTCGCCGTATTCTGACGGGTCTGTTGGAGCTGCGGGAAGCGCTGCGAACCCTTGGAATTGTGGAGGGGTACCAGTGGCTCGATGGGAGTTTCGTCGAGGATGTGGAGTTTTTGCAGGGCCGGCCACCGAATGATATCGACGTGGTGACGTTCGCGGTGCTGGGCGATGAAGCTTCGCAGCGGGAGAAATTCGGGGCGAATCCTGAAGTGTTAAACCCGGGCAGTAAGACGCGCTTCAAGGTGGACCACTACATCCTTGCGACAGACTGCATGCTGGATGAGGCGTACGCGCGACGTATCGGCTACTGGCACTCGATGTGGTCCCATCAACGAGAGACCATGCGGCTTAAGGGCTTTGTCTCGGTCAATCTGGCATCGAATGATGAGGAGGCCCTTGTCTGGCTTGGCGCGCAGATTGGTCACGAGGGAGGTGCTATATGA